In Bacteroidota bacterium, one DNA window encodes the following:
- the pdeM gene encoding ligase-associated DNA damage response endonuclease PdeM: MVEIVEIKNNKFHLLPEKAIWWKEKNTLLISDVHLGKISHFRKEGIAIPTGAINENFIRLDHLIEKFNCERIIFLGDLFHHRMNIEWHLFTSWRKTHSRVEMILILGNHDLISKQEFIDHGINPVSGEMKEGDFRFCHFPNEEPDHSVFSFCGHVHPVFTLESARQSLRLPCFVYRSDQMILPGFGVFTGGFNMTKYEAEIFYLIANSEVIMFKP; encoded by the coding sequence ATGGTGGAGATAGTTGAAATAAAAAATAATAAATTTCATTTGCTGCCGGAAAAAGCAATCTGGTGGAAAGAAAAAAACACTCTGCTGATAAGCGATGTTCATCTGGGGAAAATTTCTCATTTCAGGAAAGAAGGAATTGCAATTCCGACAGGAGCTATTAATGAAAATTTCATTCGACTTGATCACCTGATCGAGAAATTTAATTGTGAAAGAATTATTTTCCTTGGCGATCTTTTTCATCACCGAATGAATATTGAATGGCATTTATTTACTTCCTGGAGAAAGACGCACTCACGTGTAGAAATGATACTTATACTGGGTAATCATGACCTTATATCTAAACAGGAATTTATTGATCATGGAATCAATCCTGTTTCAGGAGAAATGAAAGAAGGAGATTTCAGGTTTTGTCATTTTCCGAATGAAGAACCGGATCACAGTGTATTTTCTTTCTGTGGTCATGTTCATCCGGTATTCACACTTGAATCAGCACGTCAATCGCTACGTCTTCCATGCTTTGTATACAGATCTGATCAGATGATCTTGCCGGGCTTTGGAGTTTTTACCGGCGGTTTCAATATGACAAAATATGAAGCAGAAATTTTTTATCTGATCGCAAACTCAGAAGTAATCATGTTTAAGCCATAA